The DNA segment TCCAAGAACCAGGGTTTGACCCCAAGACCTCTGACTTGGTATTATAGCCAAACCAAGTCAGACCCAGTTAGGGTCGAGGTTGACTTGGGTCCGGCCTTGAAAACAATCCTCACCCAACTCGATTTGGGGTGGTGATGTCGAACCAATTTAATTTCTCTTAAaaaggaagtaaaaaaaaaaaatatcaaattctgTCTTGATGGAAGACCACAATATTATCTATATAAAGATTAAAGTCTATCAAACAAGAATAAAAGATTATTCTTGAATATTATCTTCTTTCAAGAGAGTTTGTAGATGGAAGATCTATATGTTAAAACTTTTATGAAAATAGAATCGAGAGGAAGAACAGTGCTTCATGTTGCCTTGATTCAATATTTGTAATTACTGTCCCAAGGAAGAACAGTGCTTTTCTGGTAAATGGAAGGTGTTACCTACTTGTGTTTAGGATGACCTGAGGCTATTTGCAATCCATCTCATTGCAGGTTTACAAGGGTTGGATGTTTACAGATCCATCGAAACTGACTGAGAACAGCTGGAAGTGAATTTAACATATTTAATAGACTAGTATTCATGCATTACACCAATGGCTGATAGCCTAAACAAATCAAAGCTGACAGCTTGAACATGAATCACAAGAACAATTGAAAAGCTTTTCATGTCCATTTGCTCCAAAAGAATTGCATCACAAGTTCACTGTTCGATGAAGAGAAGGCCACAAGAACGGATTGCAATCCACAAACATCACCATTTCAGCTTAGCAGGGAAGTACTGCAACAGAGATTGCATGGTTTtagtatgatgatgatgatgatgatgatgattctcCACCTTCCTTCTCTCTTCCAGACAAGAGAAGTAAATGGTGAGGTTTAAGAAGACATATGGAGATGCAAACCTTTTCGATGAGTGACATGTAGTATGGCTTCACTTTGTCAACATCTATTCTGACTTTGCTCTTGCTGTAAAGGTCATATTTGCTGCAACAGATTGGACCACAATATTAGCATTCAGGATGAATGAGCACTGAAAGGAATGATCGATGGAGAATGACAAGTCTTACTTGAATATATGAAGCCACTTGAGATTCTCTTTGTCCTCCTCATTCATGAGGTATTGATAGGCACCATGCTTGTGCAGAGCTGAGGCGTAACGCAATAGTTTGGAATTCAGCATAACAAAGTGAGCTCAAGATTCAGGTCATGAGATCTTCGGCTAAAAGCTCTTAGACTTACGGTAAAACGAATGGTAACGGATTATAAAAAGACCAGCCGAGGGCAAAGtgcttttgttctccttagccacCTGCGATTGACAAACCgaataatttcatatcatactaagttaaataaaaagaaaatggaaGGCATTGCTCGAGAACAGACCAAGTACATATAATCATCATGCCCCCATGACATCAATACATTGTTAAGTCCACATCCCTCTGAATAAACTCCAAACTTGGTATTGAATTTAGGATTGTGGCCATCAGGGTTTTCCTTGAAATGCTGTTGCAATCAAGACAAATTTTAGAACAAAAGAGTGGGATGACTTTTTCCTAACAATTCATAGCGTAGTTCGAAACCTTATGATGAACATTGCATTCATCGAAAGCACAGCCAACAGGGAATGTGTCACCTGAAAGTTGTTTCATTATCGATGATATCGTCATTGTGAGTAATTCGAGTAGCAAAAGGTTTCTTCTTGGTAAAAACAAAAGAATAAGATTTATGATGCATACCAACAACGGCCCAttgcggaagttcgccaaagctgCGATGGAGAAGCACCTTCCCAAgatctgattcccaaaaagaaagACATTTCCTCAGATCCTACTCTTATTCAAGAACACCATCTTATCATAGAGTTGCACAGAAGTAATTTAACAAAATATTGAAGGTTATACTCATCGATTGAATCGAGTAGAGAAGTGGCAAGCAATTGTTTTTGAAACCACAAGAAGTAGAAAGAAATTGTGAACAGGTAAAAATTAGGAGCATGTAGGATAAATTCAACAGTTGAACAAGAGAAATTATACCAAAACCACAGAACTGTAATTGGTCAAATAATTCACATCAATGAAGGATTATTAGcacatgagtttcgctaaccatgAATTAAGCCTGTCAAGTGAAGCCAATCCTCATTAGGATAGTCCTTCCTAATTGCTTCAGCAGTCTGTAACAAGTGCTCGATCTGAGGTtcatcaagatcaggatcactctCGTCAACAAACCCATTGAGCAATTCAATGCACTCCCAAATGCTCATCTCCACCCTATCCAACTTGCCATACTTCTCTCTCATTCCCTTGACCTAAGCATCAATACGCAACTTCCATCAGTACCAAGAGCAAATAATCAGGGCAATTGTGTCATAACCAAAGATCAGTGCCACAACATACGAAATCATAGGTTTGATGAATATGATTCATCCGATAGAACTCTTCCACCGTCTTCTGCCTCTCAGACTCTGCATTGTAATCTCTGCAAATCAACACAGCCGACACTAATCAGAATCCAGTGATATAAATCCCTGCAAATGATACGCATTTCGATAACCAGAATTCTATGCGATGCTACGTTTTCCTCTGAAAAGGCATTCTAGATATCAGCAAATCTTATCAGTAACCAGAAACAAACGCATCCTAATTCATAGAGAGCCAAGTGAGCCATTATGATCCAAAGAGACAAGAGTCTGTCGGTAAGAGCCTGTACCTGAATGTATTGCCAAATGAGTTGGTATCAGGCACCACAAATCCACCGTTACCCTTAGCTTCATCGGCCACTCCTGCACCAAAAGGAACACCACCCAATCAACAACAGAGTCGAACAATAACACACAATGCATttcgaaaagaagacacaaatagCCAATCCATCAGCCAAaacgaaaagaaaaagaaaagttacCTGTTTTGGGCTGCTCGACGAGGATGGTCATCTTCTCCAAGAACTCAACACACGCAAGAGACAACGCGTTGCCATCTGGGTGAACGAGAAGAGGGTTTTTATAGGGAGGGAGGAGAAAGCTGTGCCATTGCGGTGATGGTGCAGAGAACAAACCGATCGAAGACAAAGATTTGTTGCGTTCGTAAACGATCGAGGCTGCGTGTCCGTGAGTCAGCGATGCGTGCCGAGCTTATCGACGACGACGCCTATATTTGGGCGATGTGGTTGGATTCGGCCCCTCATGACGTGGCGCCGTGTCAAGAACGGAGACCGAGTTGCTGGGCGGCTGGGGGGGAAGGGGGGATGGCGATGTGAGAGGCGAGTTCGCAATCACGATACCACGTCAATAAGCGTGACAGAAAATATCAGAGGCAGATGGATCGCCAGATATAAATCTTCAGATTCGTGCCTGCTTGAAGTATCTGAGATTGGATCGAAGATTACTGTAGTAGTTGGTGGCATGCAAGCTTCAATTCCAACTTTTTGTTGTTGCATGAAGAAGGTGAAGCGATCCGACCAGATCCACTTTTAGACGAATATGAACAGCGATCTCGATCTTTAGCATTGATCAGATTACGGTGCGTAGATTGATAGTTTAGTCAAACGATTTAATTGATAGAAGCAATCATGGAGACAATGTAGATCTCTATTTACATCAGAACATCCAACGCACGAAATTATTAGAACAGCAGAAGACAAGCAGAGCATCAGAAAAAACATGATTTTTCTTCGTTGGTTTCATTCAACAAACAATTGGCATCTTTGAATTTAAGTAGGTTGATGAACAAGTGTCAACACAATCACAAGTCAACTGATGAGAAAAGGCTTCTTTTTGCACCATGCGATTCAAAAGAGTCACTGGATCTGTAGATAACTGTGTCATCAATACTTACTGAAATCGCATCCCTGGTGAAGCAAAGCTGCGGTTTGGGACACAGCAGACTCATTTTGATAATAGCTGGTGGTGATTCCTGCAGAAGACAATTCTGAGTCATCATTTTGACGACGGTTCGTAGTCGTCGTTGAGGAAGATAACTCGACCGAATCATCACAGTTTGTGCGAATTTCGGATGTGTCATGGATCTGGGTGGTGCCAGAAAAAAGCTCCAGTGCCAGGCATTCCTTCAACTGCATCACCACTTCACTCATGGTTGGCCTCTCAATGGAGGTAGGCAGCGTACACTTCATTGCTATTTCTGCAGCCATTGAAACTGAGTTAGCATCATATTCACCTTGCATTCTGTCATCTATCACAGCGTTGATGTCTCCCGATGCAAGTATCCAGTGAACGAGTTGCCCCCTATCTGGATTTCTCAATATAGCAGGAAGACCTGTGATCAACTCCAAGAGAACCACCCCAAAACTATATACATCACTTTTCTCGGTCAGCTTGCAACTGAAAAAGTAACTGCAAAAACAAAAAATTGCATCAGCATAGGCTTTCTTTTGAACTGCTTAATATGTTTAAAGAATGCAATCACTAAGGAAGTTGATGGACTCATCCACTTGAATGGTTTGGCTTTCAGAATCCATCACCGACCTTAATGAAGGAAAATGTAAAAAAGATGGAACGCCTAGTGCTTCATCCCACCACTACTACATAATTCCTGAAATCCAGTGTACATAATTCATGCTGCTCAGACTTGGCAAGTGAAATAAGATCATACTCTGGATCAAGATATCCCATGGTGCCAACCACAGCAGTTGATACATGAGTTTGGTCACCTTGGAAAATCCTGGACACCCCAAAGTCGGATATTTTGGCCTCTCCTTTGTGGTTGAGAAGGATGTTGGAAGGCTTCACATCCCTGTGGATTATAGGCGGCTTGCATCCACTATGAAGATATTCCAGGCCTGTAAAAGAAACTCCCAATCTGAGAACAAGATGAGAGGATTTGTGAATGTAAATCGAAGTGAGTGCATCTCATACAAACCTTGGGCAGCCTCAATTGCAATTTGGAGTCTCTGAATCCAGTTTAAGATTCTGGTGGTACTACTTTTACCTACAAAGATATATTACCAAGGAAATACTATTTGCAGAGACTTAGATTTGTGAAAAAAGATATTAGCTACTTCATAGAATAAGCATGAAGGCATTGATCAATTCCCAAAACTCCAAGTATTCCAAAACTGTGGTCAATGAGGAGAAAACTTGACCCTACTTTGGTTTAATCTTGTGCATTAGGAGAAGGCAGAGACAAAATTATAAATTCCTAGAAATGATCATGGAACAACAAATTAAGTCGAAGGAATTTCCTTAAAATATAATGTGCTTCATTTGCTTACAAGCAAGGAATATGACCACAAAAAATATAAAGTCGAAGGAATCTTATGTTAATATTATCCCCAGATATATATGCAAAAAGAATGTTTGCAGTAACAATGTGACCACAAAAAATAAGAAGCAACAACAGTGATGGTCAATCTACATTGATATCTGAAAGCTGTATCACATGGGATCGGTATGTCAATTTGTAACCCAGTTAACAGACAAGACACTCGATGCCCACAGCGAGTGAGCCTTTATGTTGGGCCCACCATGATTCCTCAGCCTTGATCTGTGTTGCTATCTAATAGTCAGTGGACATTACTCTTGACAAACTGCTATGTGTAAACAAGATAAGACCATGTTACTCTTGCTGATGGAAGGAGTTCATGTCCTGCCCACAATCCCTCATCCATTCAATACACCTTGGCCCATAAGTGTATATAGACCTGCGGCTAGAACAACACTCTCCCCCAGTGACAACCAGGAGTCAGTTTTTATCTGTTCAAGCAGAGAACCCCTCCTATAAATGGACGATCTTTCACTCTGATGAAAGAATGCTGACAACCCCATTTGCATCTACACCCTTTCTTTATATTGTTAACCTCTTTTCCTAATTTACCTTGCTTAAGCATAAGAGTGGACCCACAGGGGCGCACTTCAGAGTTCCCATAGTCGTCGTGTCTTGTAGAAACTTCCTCCTCTTAGGTGTCTCTTCCGTTCATCTCAGGAGGCTATGTGCTACACAGTGTCTTCTCGGCCAGTCAGTTGATCTCCTTAACTTAAAGAAGTGACATACAAAAACAAATGTCTTTTAAAGTAGCAAACTCAATTGGATTCTCTGTCTCATTTTcagaataattttaatatacTCCTAGAAGGAACCGATCCCATTCAGAAAGTTTAATGCTGCTAATTTAGTTTGGAGAAAAATTGTGTGCTGGTAAATACTACTATGTTATTGTTTCATGTCTTTTCTCTGTTTATCTTTCCTTCTAACCTTTTCTGGTGTCTGCTAGGTTGAGTTGGGGTGTTTAGTCCCCTTATTTTGGATATTTCTTGTCATTTTACATATTCAGATCAAACGAATTTGGACGAAATTCATTAtctcaaaaagagaaaaacaatcaaaattttcttccgaTGCTAGTGATGGTCTTTCACTATATCTACAGGTTGAGTTGTGGTAATTAGTCCCTttcagtttgcttttcatttttttctttacatATTCATATAAGATGAATTTGGGCTTAAATCCATTTCtctcaaaaagaaaaaatgaCGCCAACACAATCTTCCCAGATTAAAAGATTGTTCTCAGTGCCTCATATAGCAGCTGACTGAATAATTGAATAGTCAAGCTTTATAAGTTGAATCTGGTTGCCAAAGGAAAATGTAGATTGATACTTCAAGTTACCTCGAAGATGATCCTCAAGACTTCCTTGGGCCATATACTCGTAGACAAGCGCTAGATAGTTGCCATCTTCACAATATCCAACCAAAGACACAAGATTCTTATGATGTATCCTTGTCAAGAGTTCTCCCTGAAAACCACAGTTAATTAAATTCTTGTATAGGATTACAGAAAACCAATTAGCAACTAACCATAATAGGATTGCGTGTATTGCATAGACTATTAGTGTTTAATATTTAAATcttcaaaggaaaaaaaactaCCTCAGCTTGAAACTCGTTTATCCCCTGCGATGATGATTGAGAATTCACCTTGACAGCAACTTGAGTTCCATCTTGTAATTCACCAAGGTAAACTATCCCAAATCCTCCTTTACCAATGGCATGCTGAAAGCTTTTGGTAATAACCACAAGATCTTCAAATGTGAATTGTCTACTTTTTAATTCAAATAGCTCATTTTTATCTTTTAGATGTCCTCTGGAGTGACCTTCCTTCTGTGGCTTCAAAGAACCTGATGCCATATCAACTAAGTTAAATTGAAAAATGCAACAACTAAACTTGATTATTCATATTTATAGCAACAAGTCTTGTTAGTATTTCAAAGGCTGAGATCATTAAGTGGAAAATTGGTATGGGAAAAGCACCATGTCGAAAAGAAATTGTTGCCTTAGTAGAAAAACAATGATGAGACAGAGAACATGTGACAAATTGGAAAAGCATTAGAAACTTGAGCCAATGATCATCTCTGTTATAACAATCTCCCAAACCAATGAATAAGAAAGTTCTCAAGGGCTTGGATTTGAAAGTGCAAGTTATATCTGACTGTGCTAGAGCTGTGCTAGAATAAGAAAGTTCTCAATGATCATCTCTGTTATGCATGTGAATTGGCACCATGTCATTGTTGGATGACCTACCTATATTTACTTGTTATCTACCTGCTTGCTTCCGCCTAATTTTCCACATACATGCTGCCACCATCAGCAGGAATGCTGCTGCAATTACCACTATAACAATGATGATGGTGACTGATAACTTCCGTTGACTCTGACATGAATTGCTTCCATAACAAAGACCAGAATTGCCCCCAATTCTAGCACAATGACAAATCCcagattttaataataataaattttggaAAAATAAATTGTCAACCTTAGCACAATATCAAACATGAATAAAGAGAAATATACTGTGATTTAAGAAGAGTACAAGAAGTCGATGGTTCTAGAAAAGATAACAAACCTTAATATAAGAGACTGGTTTTCTGATCTTATTTGAAGAAGAGTAGGAACCGGCCCTTTCAGTTGGTTGTTCGACAAGTCTCTTGCAAAAGAAAAACAGTGTTGCGCCATCAGATAATTTGATTATCCAATTGCTAAGACTTCAAAGCCAATTTTGGCACTTACAGTTCTTGTAGAAAATGTAATTCTCCAAGTGCTTCAGGTATTTCTCCTGACAGATTATTATTTGCTAAGTTCCTGCAGTGAAAGTTCAATCATATTGATATTTGTCAACACTAATAGCTTTTTTTTGGTGTCTCATGGATTTTCATACTTCGACAAACAACATCAGGAAAGAAGTTCAAAAATGCATTGAGATGTGCCAGAGTGATGAATCATCATGCCCAAGAATTATTCTTAATTTTAGTTATGTGAAAGCCAAAAGAAAGACCTCCATTTCATCAGAGAGGAATATATGGGGTGGTTTAAATTCATGAATTAGTCTGTGCATAACCTAGAACCATTACTTAATGTGGTCAAATGATAAGCATAAAATCTTGTACTCTTCCAGTCAGGCAGTCCAAAGAGACGAAATGAATAAGGTTTCTTTATTAAGTTATGAGGCATAAATCTGGTTCCCAGGCCATTTATTTCTTTGTCCAAGGAATAAGTAAGTGTCCTAAATTCTGAAATTGTTGCTTCAAGCTTGTGTGCCAGTTCTGCATGGAGATGTTCAGATAATCATGAGAATGTGAATTCAATTCTAATTATTACACTTAATAGCAACTTAAACCACCTCACATGTGGctaaaagaactttaatgattCTTTTATGCATGTCAATATGAAATTAAAAATTCTGGACTCCGTTAGTGATGTTCCTTAAGAGGGACACAACCAGAGGTGCTCCATGATTGCCTCCTTGTAGATGTGCATAGTGAGTCAACCTATTTGATGTAAATAACAGTTATACCGTTGAGACACCTTTAAGTGGAAAGAAGTAAGCTTTATCTTCACATCATCATAAGTCTACACAATCGAAACACTATTCTGCATGAGAGAGCCAAATTGTAGGATCAACCATTCTCAATTTGGAAAATTCAATATGCTATGAAGCTCATTTGCCTCAACTAATACATCTATAGGATCCATTTTGCAACCTACTGATGATGCTTGACAAGACATTGTCAATTGCAAGATCATGACAACAAAAACCAACCACTAAATATTATTTGGGTAATAACCTATGGCAACATTATCTTTCTATGACATTTTGAAGATGCTAAAGCCTGATGAGCAAATTCCTCTTATATAAAGGTACCCTTAATTGATGATCCAAGTATACTTCTCGAGTCTGCTGAAAAAAAATGCCTACATGATCTCCTCATAAAGATTCCTCAAAAAGACAAAGGCTTCACGATGTGGAAATAAGGCTAAGCAACCATtctcaataaaaaaattcttcAGTTACAAACACAGTGGAAAATTCATCCATCCTAGGGCACAGcagctccccatttgtatttcctcGCCAGGAAATATAGCTGACAGCTTTCATAAATGAAGTAAAACACCCTGATCCACTACGTTCTACTCATCAATGTGAATCATCAAGTCAAATAGTGTCCCATGCCAGGTGTCCATGATAGATGGCTTTAGCTGTCCATCAGAAGCTCTCCCACCTGTTTGATGTTTGCCCTGTTGTCATTCACCAACCAAATGGCATAGAACTTCCACAACTGCATTGAAGACCTTCAACATAATAGGTCTTGGAATCTTGCTAATGCATCTACTAATTTATGGAAGACAATGGTATATTTGCAGTAGATGAAGAAGTCCTAACATCAATTATTATGATACCAATAGTGCCCCACTTGAAATTCTTGAgaaactgcaaatctccttaatgtcGCCAGTTTCATTTTTAAACCTCAGCAAATGCTATCAAATGCTCATAGCAGAAAGAAAAATCCGGACAAGAAAGGCCGACAGCGGCATACCAGATAAAGATTTTAATGAAATCAATAAAGCCTGGGTCAGATACCTCCTATTAACAAAGTATCCAGGCCGTTTTCCTAATATAATATAGTCTCAAAAGGAGAAATGAGAGTGGAACTAAGGAAAATTGAGAAGGGAGGCTTAGTTGGCTCCTTAAACATGCATAAAGATGATTTGATGAAAATGGCATCCCTTTCTTTTTCTAAAAGAGGAACATGATTTTTTATATATGCATAGGAATTATTGAAATAAGTGTAACAGTACACGAAGTAGTAACTCGCATATCACATGCTACATGATCTCCAATAACTCCTAATCTAACCATTCAAGTGGTATCATTTTACGAGGTATGCATAATTGTCAGAAAACACAAGCAAAACATATAACATAACAGAAATTCTTTAAACTGTTTTTAAGTTACATCAGTTCTCAAAATAAGTGCTGAGGTGGATAAGGCTCTGAACACCTAACTGAGCACATGAAATGAGCAACCTTATGCTGCAAGACTGCAAGTCTGTATCGCAAAGGGAAGAAATAATTATTGTTCTACATTTGCATTTCAACTATCATATACTTACAAGTATATCAAAGCTCCAAGCTTCGCAAAAGAAGCAGCAATTTTTCCAGACAATCCATAATCAGCCAAGCTACTGCAGATATACCAATAAGAATATTATATAAGTAATAGTAATACTATGGATTTTCTCATGTATATGATGATTATTATCTATGCCACATACAGATTTACAATTCTTCGTGACATGGAGCTATCGTAACTGCAACCCAGTCCTTCCCAAGTGTAATTTCTTGTACTACACGGATCCCCTATCCAATTTTTCTCTATGTGGTATGTTTTCTTCACATCCGTGATTGCATCAACTGATCccacaaggaaaaaaaaatagaaacttaaaaAA comes from the Musa acuminata AAA Group cultivar baxijiao chromosome BXJ1-10, Cavendish_Baxijiao_AAA, whole genome shotgun sequence genome and includes:
- the LOC103969394 gene encoding probable inositol oxygenase; translated protein: MTILVEQPKTGVADEAKGNGGFVVPDTNSFGNTFRDYNAESERQKTVEEFYRMNHIHQTYDFVKGMREKYGKLDRVEMSIWECIELLNGFVDESDPDLDEPQIEHLLQTAEAIRKDYPNEDWLHLTGLIHDLGKVLLHRSFGELPQWAVVGDTFPVGCAFDECNVHHKHFKENPDGHNPKFNTKFGVYSEGCGLNNVLMSWGHDDYMYLVAKENKSTLPSAGLFIIRYHSFYPLHKHGAYQYLMNEEDKENLKWLHIFNKYDLYSKSKVRIDVDKVKPYYMSLIEKYFPAKLKW